A stretch of the Bradyrhizobium arachidis genome encodes the following:
- a CDS encoding DUF2846 domain-containing protein, with protein MAAFLAGCASGPMGGQALTDNVKSGAARLVVYRSSALGFAIQPNYAVDGRVIGGSQAAGFIACELPPGRHEVAVNNLPLSSNLFGQGSEKVSVDLRAGSTTYLSAQPQMGIVTPGAITLIQVTESQGRADTASLHQSNGSCGKA; from the coding sequence GTGGCCGCGTTTCTCGCGGGATGTGCATCGGGGCCGATGGGCGGCCAGGCTCTCACTGATAACGTCAAGTCAGGTGCTGCACGGCTGGTGGTCTATCGCAGTTCGGCCCTGGGATTTGCGATTCAGCCTAACTATGCCGTCGATGGACGCGTGATTGGCGGCAGTCAAGCGGCGGGGTTCATAGCGTGCGAGCTGCCTCCGGGCCGCCACGAGGTCGCTGTCAACAATTTGCCGCTGAGCAGCAATTTGTTCGGGCAAGGGAGCGAGAAGGTGAGCGTCGACCTGCGCGCCGGCAGCACCACCTACCTCTCCGCCCAGCCGCAGATGGGAATCGTGACGCCCGGTGCGATCACGCTCATCCAGGTCACGGAAAGCCAGGGCCGCGCCGACACCGCCAGTCTGCATCAGAGCAATGGCTCTTGCGGCAAGGCATGA
- a CDS encoding LLM class flavin-dependent oxidoreductase has protein sequence MKKIGFLSFGHWTPSPQSQTRSAADTLLQSIELAVAAEELGADGAYFRVHHFARQLASPFPLLAAVGAKTSRIEIGTAVIDMRYENPLYMAEDAGSADLIAGGRLQLGISRGSPEQVIDGWRYFGYRPAEGASDADMGRRHAEVFLDILRGEGFAEPNPTPMFPNPPGRLRLEPHSEGLRERIWWGAGSNATAVWAAKLGMNLQSSTLKSDETGEAFHIQQAAQIRAYRAAWKEAGHTCTPRVSVSRSIFALIDDRDRAYFGRGGEEEDQIGFIDPRTRAIFGRSYAAEPDVLIEQLRKDEAIAEADTLLLTVPNQLGVAYCAHAIEAILTHVAPALGWR, from the coding sequence ATGAAAAAGATCGGATTTCTCTCCTTCGGGCACTGGACGCCCTCGCCGCAATCGCAGACCCGCTCGGCTGCGGACACGCTGCTGCAATCCATCGAGCTTGCGGTCGCGGCGGAAGAACTCGGCGCGGACGGCGCCTATTTCCGCGTCCATCATTTTGCGCGCCAGCTCGCCTCGCCCTTTCCGCTGCTCGCAGCCGTCGGCGCAAAGACCAGCCGCATCGAGATCGGCACCGCCGTCATCGACATGCGCTACGAGAACCCGCTCTACATGGCCGAGGACGCCGGCAGCGCCGATCTCATCGCCGGCGGACGGCTGCAGCTCGGCATCAGCCGTGGCTCGCCGGAGCAGGTGATCGACGGCTGGCGTTATTTTGGCTATCGCCCCGCCGAGGGCGCGAGCGACGCCGACATGGGCCGCCGTCACGCCGAAGTCTTTCTGGACATTTTGCGCGGCGAAGGTTTTGCAGAACCCAATCCGACGCCGATGTTTCCGAACCCGCCGGGGCGGCTGCGGCTCGAGCCGCATTCCGAAGGCCTGCGCGAACGGATCTGGTGGGGCGCCGGCTCGAACGCAACGGCGGTGTGGGCGGCAAAGCTCGGCATGAACCTGCAGAGCTCGACGCTCAAGAGCGACGAGACGGGCGAGGCTTTTCACATTCAGCAGGCCGCGCAGATCCGCGCCTACCGTGCCGCGTGGAAAGAGGCCGGCCACACCTGCACCCCGCGCGTCTCCGTCAGCCGCAGCATCTTTGCGCTGATCGACGATCGCGACCGCGCCTACTTTGGCCGCGGCGGCGAGGAGGAAGACCAGATCGGCTTCATCGACCCGCGCACCCGCGCGATTTTTGGCCGAAGCTATGCGGCGGAGCCTGACGTGCTGATCGAGCAGCTACGGAAGGACGAAGCCATCGCCGAGGCCGACACGCTGCTGCTGACCGTGCCGAACCAGTTGGGCGTGGCCTACTGCGCCCATGCGATCGAAGCGATTTTGACCCACGTCGCGCCGGCACTTGGGTGGCGCTAA
- a CDS encoding YgiQ family radical SAM protein, translating to MNIQIIAADKPLMAQARPNKPAPFLPMSRAEMNALGWDACDIVLVTGDAYVDHPSFGMAIIGRLLEAQGFRVGIIAQPDWHSAEPFKALGKPKVFFGVTGGNMDSMVNRYTADRRLRHDDAYTAGGEGGKRPDRCTIVYAQRCREAFKDVPIVLGGIEASLRRIAHFDYWSDKVRRSILADAKADLLLYGNAERAVVEVAHRLAGGEAPRELDDIRGVALFRRVPEDYTELHADDLDSADEGAARQRGNTVIRLPALEQVEQDKEAYARASRVLHRESNPGNARPLVQRHGDRDLWLNPPPIPLTTEEMDAVYDLPYARAPHPSYGDARIPAWEMIKFSVTIMRGCFGGCTFCSITEHEGRIIQNRSEGSILREIERIRDKTPGFTGVISDIGGPTANMYRMACKDPKVEAACRRPSCVFPEICPNLNTSHDDLIRLYRKVRETKGIKKVMVASGVRYDLAVESPEYIKELVTHHVGGYLKIAPEHTERGPLDKMMKPGIGAYNRFKRMFDAAAEQAGKKYYLIPYFIAAHPGTTDEDMMNLALWLKKNRYRADQVQTFLPSPMATATAMYHTGVNPLRGVRRGGSDKVEAIKGLRQRRLHKAFLRYHDPDNWPVLREALKQMGRADLIGPRPEQLVPAHQPPGTGKAAGTKRPLRPGGKTQRFTTKGLRVMK from the coding sequence ATGAACATCCAGATTATCGCCGCCGACAAGCCCCTGATGGCCCAGGCGCGCCCCAATAAGCCGGCTCCGTTCCTCCCCATGAGCCGCGCCGAGATGAATGCGCTCGGCTGGGATGCCTGCGACATCGTGCTGGTGACGGGCGATGCCTATGTCGACCATCCCAGTTTTGGCATGGCGATCATCGGCCGGCTGCTGGAGGCGCAGGGATTCCGGGTCGGCATCATCGCGCAGCCGGACTGGCATTCGGCCGAGCCGTTCAAGGCGTTGGGCAAGCCCAAGGTTTTCTTCGGCGTCACCGGCGGCAACATGGATTCGATGGTCAACCGCTACACCGCGGACCGCCGCCTGCGCCATGACGATGCCTACACGGCCGGCGGCGAAGGCGGCAAGCGGCCGGACCGCTGCACCATCGTCTACGCGCAACGCTGCCGCGAGGCGTTCAAGGATGTGCCGATCGTGCTCGGCGGCATCGAGGCCTCGCTGCGGCGCATCGCGCATTTCGACTATTGGTCCGACAAGGTACGCCGCTCGATCCTTGCCGACGCCAAGGCCGACCTTCTGCTTTATGGCAATGCCGAGCGCGCCGTCGTCGAGGTGGCGCATCGGTTAGCTGGCGGCGAAGCGCCGCGCGAGCTCGACGACATCAGGGGCGTCGCGCTGTTCCGCCGCGTGCCTGAGGACTACACCGAGCTGCATGCTGACGATCTCGACTCCGCCGACGAGGGCGCGGCGCGGCAGCGCGGCAACACCGTGATCCGTTTGCCGGCCCTGGAGCAGGTCGAGCAGGACAAGGAAGCCTATGCGCGCGCCTCACGCGTGCTGCACCGGGAAAGCAATCCCGGCAACGCGCGGCCGCTGGTGCAGCGTCATGGCGACCGCGACCTCTGGCTCAACCCGCCGCCGATCCCGCTCACCACCGAGGAGATGGATGCGGTCTACGACCTGCCCTACGCCCGCGCGCCGCACCCCTCCTATGGCGATGCGCGCATCCCGGCGTGGGAGATGATCAAATTCTCGGTGACCATCATGCGCGGCTGCTTTGGCGGCTGCACCTTCTGCTCGATCACCGAGCATGAGGGCCGCATCATCCAGAACCGCTCCGAAGGCTCGATCCTGCGCGAGATCGAGCGTATCAGAGACAAGACGCCGGGTTTTACCGGCGTGATCTCTGATATCGGCGGCCCCACCGCCAACATGTACCGGATGGCGTGCAAGGATCCGAAGGTCGAGGCGGCGTGCCGGCGGCCGTCCTGCGTCTTCCCTGAGATCTGCCCGAACCTCAACACCTCGCATGACGATCTCATCCGCCTCTATCGCAAGGTGCGTGAGACCAAGGGCATCAAGAAGGTGATGGTCGCCTCGGGCGTGCGCTACGACCTCGCGGTGGAGAGCCCCGAATACATCAAGGAGCTCGTCACCCATCACGTCGGCGGCTATCTGAAGATCGCGCCGGAGCATACCGAGCGCGGTCCGCTCGACAAGATGATGAAGCCGGGCATCGGTGCCTATAACCGCTTCAAGCGGATGTTCGATGCCGCCGCCGAGCAGGCCGGCAAGAAATACTACCTCATCCCCTATTTCATCGCGGCGCATCCGGGCACGACCGACGAGGACATGATGAACCTCGCGCTGTGGCTCAAGAAGAACCGCTACCGCGCCGACCAGGTGCAGACCTTCCTGCCCTCGCCGATGGCAACGGCGACGGCGATGTACCACACCGGCGTCAATCCGCTGCGCGGGGTGCGTCGCGGCGGCAGCGACAAGGTCGAGGCGATCAAGGGCCTGCGGCAGCGCCGGCTGCACAAGGCGTTTTTGCGCTATCACGACCCCGACAACTGGCCGGTGCTGCGCGAGGCCTTGAAGCAGATGGGCCGCGCCGATCTGATCGGCCCGCGCCCGGAACAACTCGTGCCGGCGCACCAGCCGCCCGGCACGGGCAAGGCCGCCGGCACGAAGCGCCCGTTGCGCCCCGGCGGCAAGACCCAGCGCTTCACGACCAAGGGCCTGCGGGTGATGAAGTAG